DNA sequence from the Heptranchias perlo isolate sHepPer1 unplaced genomic scaffold, sHepPer1.hap1 HAP1_SCAFFOLD_43, whole genome shotgun sequence genome:
ttagcgaacagccccacttgtgaccttgtgatggagggaagttcattcatgtagcagctgaagatcgttggggCTTGATCACTGCCCAgcgatgtcctgcggctgagatgattggcctccaacaaacactctcatgtacctttgcaccaggtatgactccagccacttgagagtttcCCCACTGATTACAATTGACGGcagttttacgagggctccttcgtgccacactcggacaaatgctgccttgatgtcaagggcagtcagtctcatctcacctctggaattcaggatTCTTTTCCATATATGGACCAAGgttgtcatgaggtctggagccgagtggtcctggcggatcccaaactgagcatcggtgagcaggttattggttagtaagtgccgcttgatagcactgtcgacatcttccatcactttggcgatgattgagagtaggctgatggagcggtaattggccggattggatttgtcccgctttttgtCGACAgttcatacctgggcaattttccattttttaGTCGGATAGATGACAGTTCCGACTGGTACAGCTCAGGTCGGGGCACAGCttattctggagcacaggtcttcaacaCTGCAGCCGTGAGCCTTTGCCATGTCCATGAACTCAGCCATTTAttgttatcacgtggagtgaatggaattggctgaagactggtatctgtgaggatggggacctcaggaagaggctgagaatgataatccacttggcacttctggctgcagattGTTGCAAGCGCATCAAACTTTTTTTTGCAttcagggaatcaagagatattggaatcgggcgggaaagtggagtggagttcGAAgagcagccgtgatcttatcgaatgagggagcaggctcgaggggccgtatggcctactcctgctcctatttcttatgttctcatgttcccaTGTGCTGGGCTGCGCTCTTGTTGAGGATGAGAATGTTCACTGAGCCTCCTTCTCCTGTTGGTTGCTTAATTTGCGACCACCATTCGCGACTTGATGTGACCGGATTTCGGAGCTTTAACCTGGTTGTTTGGTTTGGGGATTGCTGAACTCTGTGCACAGCATGGTGCTCcctctgtttataatgcatggtgctccctctgtttataatgcatggtgctccctctgtttataatgcatggtgctctcactgtttataatgcatggtgctctcactgtttataatacatggTGCTCCCACTTTTAATAATGCCtggtgctctcactctttataatgcatggtgctctcactgtttataatgcatggtgctctcgctgtttataatgcatgctgctctcgctgtttataatgcatgctcctctccctgcatagaaatcatggtgctctcactgttcataatgtatggtgctctaactgtttataatgcatggtaatCCTTTGCtgcagcttcaccaagttggcagctGATTTTCAAATACGCTCGGTGCCgctccaggcatgctcttctacattcctcattgaaacaGATTTGGTCACCCAGCTTGATTGTGATGGAGAAGTGAGGGATATCTCGGGCCCTGCGATGACAAGATTGTTGTGGCATTCCATTATGCTGCTGCTTAGTGCCCATGGTGCCTCATAAGTGCccggttttgagctgcgagatttgttattaatctatcccactCAGCAGGGCGGAGGTGCCACACGACACGATGGAGGGTTTCCTCAGAGTGAGGACAGGTCTGATTCTTTGTATATGTCAGaccgttgcttgactagtttgtgagGCAGCTCTCCCGACTTTgacaagagtccccaattgatagcgaggaggaacttGCAAGGTCAGCTGGGCTTGGTGTGCCTTTTTCTGTCCGAATTTGATGCCTGGGTCGCAGCTTTATCCTTATTTTGATACCGCGGCGTGGCTCACGGCCACACGAGAGGGCAGTAAagcatcaaccacattggtgttggactggagtcacacacaaACCAGATTGgtgaaggacggcaggtttccttcactaaAGGACGTTAGTTAACCTATTGTTTTTTTGCGACAATCGGATAGATTCATGGTCACTTTGGGGCGGATGTTGACTTCGAGCGGCAGTTTAAAACGTGTGATAGCTAAAAATAGAAATCGGGAGGAATGTTCAACGGGCGACAAACTCGTTGTCACCGGTTTTACGCGATGGCAGAAAGTCAATATCGCCCCTTttgctgataccagctttttatattGACATTTATGAATTGAAAATCAAaatctcaaactgccgtggttggatttgaactcaggttactGGATTTTTATTCCGCAGTTTTGGAATACTAAACCAGTGAAATAACCGCTGTGCTAATGGAATCGCTGAGCAATGCTGTGACACTGCACAAGTTCATCATTATGGTtcacagcctttgctgtgttAATCTGCTTTGCCCCGAATCCCTTTTGCCCAAATTTACCATTTACATGTTGGGGTCATAGGGAAGCAATAAGTGAAGATACGTCATTGCTCTTTTACATTCTTCTGGCAGGTGGAGATGTGACCTTGACAGACAAACCAGAAGTTCTGAATCAAATAGAACTAAACGTGGCCAACAATGTCCCATCTTCAATTATCCAGCGGTCAAAAGTCTCTGCTCTCTCGTGGGGTGTAAACCATGATCAATTTCCAACAGACTACGACATCATCCTGGGATCCGATATCGTCTACAAGAAACGTGAATACCACTTACTGCTCAAGACCCTACAACATCTGAGCAACCAAAACACTATCATTTACATCTGCTCGAGGATGCGTGAGGTCATGGGAGCCATGAATTTTCACGAGGAGCTCATTCCACAGCATTTTAACTCCGAAATTGTTCACAGTGTTCCAGAAATAGAAATCAACCTGTACAAAGTGATCAAAAAAGTTCCTGTCGCTtattaaggaggaaattccataGAATCGGGTGGAGGCAGTTGAAGGTCTCATAATTGGAAGAAGCGAGGGGGAGAAGGGCACAACAGGCAAGAGTCAGAGGACTGAATGATTTttaaggaggttgcagagatagaggaATTGGGATTTCCATTTACTCTAACACCCTAACCCTGACACTCTTACCCTAAACCCTAACACTAAACCTGACACCCGAACCCTAATCCTGACTTTATAGCCCgagccaaaccctaaccctatacTAGTCCCAGCCCTAACCAAAACCCGAATCCTATTAATGCCACTGTAATCTGACGAGAGGTTGTCAGGGAGGGTTGGAGTTTAGGGTTAGGAACCCTCTATAGAGTCAGCTTCACCCTGTATCTAACTTCAGTCAAGCACTGCAGAACACATCACAAGACCTACACTTTCCCCCTCCTGAAGTGTTGCTCTCCCACCACATACACGTTTGTGGAATGATTGCATCAACGTAAGCTCCTTTGAATTGACCCAGTTGAAGACTGCGGTGATGTTGTGCAGCAGAGAATATATTACGAGATGAATACTtcggcactccctacctaacagcttaGTGGGATACACGGACTTCagccgttcaagaagaaggctcaccaccactttcccaAGGGCAACTTGGGAGGGGCAATAGattctggccttgtcagcgacgcccacaccctgaTAATGAATATATAAAAAGAGAAAACTTGTGATGTTCTCTGGTTCGAATTATTCCCTTTGTCGCATTTTGCAGTGAACTTAAAAAAATAAAGAACAAACACTTTTACAAAAAGATTCATTCACGGGGACTTAGCTCAGTTTTTGCGGAATACCAGCTCGACACAGGTAACTGACATAGCTCCCGACCTCCAACCGATTTCAACCCTGGTGCGGGAGGGTAtctgacacactgtgacacctggtccTCCTTTGGCTGGAGGCAAGATATtacagctggaggcagtacagctagatacaggatagtacagctgcggcagtacagctagatacaggatagtacagctgggggaagtacagctaggtacagaatagtacagctgggggcagtacagctagatacaggatagtacagctgggggCAGTACAGCTAGGTACAGAACAGTACATCTGGGGGAAGTACAGCTCGGTACAGAATAGTACAGCTGGGGGCAGTACAGCTCGGTACAGAATAGTACAGCTGGGGGCAGTACAGCTCGGTACAGAATAGTACAGCTGGGGGCAGTACAGCTAGGTACAGAACAGTACATCTGGGGgaagtacagctaggtacaggatagtacagctggggcAGTACAGCTCGGTACGGGATAGTATATCTGGGGGAAGTACAGCTAGGTAgaggatagtacagctggaggcagacagtacaaaagcaaagaagttatcctAATCCTTTATAACtcgttggttaggcctcagcttgaatattgtgttcaattcggaGCACGGTACctcagaaaggatgtcaaggccttagagaggttgcggAAGAGGTTTACTGGAattgtac
Encoded proteins:
- the LOC137312466 gene encoding EEF1A lysine methyltransferase 3-like; protein product: METQQEKKHFSSPDSTEDSNKLESRYQFCGHTLRITRVSSNKLVVPSIIWEAGLVLCRFFEKEKISFSGKKMIELGSGTGIVGILAILLGGDVTLTDKPEVLNQIELNVANNVPSSIIQRSKVSALSWGVNHDQFPTDYDIILGSDIVYKKREYHLLLKTLQHLSNQNTIIYICSRMREVMGAMNFHEELIPQHFNSEIVHSVPEIEINLYKVIKKVPVAY